ATTAGATGAACCCACAGCCCTGCTCGATCCAGATTCGCAACGAGAACTGGTGTCTCAGGTTCGCCGTTTGGTGAATAGTCGCGGGTTGACCGCGCTGTGGGTGACTCACCGCTTGGACGAACTTGATTATTGCGATGGGGCTTTTCTGCTGGAAAATGGTCAAGTGGTCGATCGAGGCGATCGCGAAAAAATGCAGCGCCGGATGACGGAAACTCAACTGCTTTAAAAGAGGATGAAATCATAAGCTTTTATACTTATTCGATTCAACGGTTAGTTGAGCTTCAAAACCCAACCCTCTCAAGGCTTCGCTCGGTTTGGCGATCGCTCTCCCTCTCTCCAAAATTATGAAGCGCGTTTGCTGAGGATTGTAAAGCGCCCAAGAAATTCTGAGTAATTAGTTAACAGAATTCAATAAGTCATGCCATCATAATGGTAATTCTGTAGAAAATCTCAACAATCCTTAGTGCAAAGCAATGTCACGCGCCTCTCTCTCTACCGTCTTGCTTGTAGACGGCTATAACGTCATTGGAGCCTGGAACGCCCTAAAACTGATCCGCGATCGCGATGGATTGGAACCAGCCCGATGGCACCTGATTGAGTCGCTGACCAACTACAGTTCTTATAACGGCTTTATTACTCAGATTGTTTTTGATGCCTATTACCAAAATACACCGAGCAAAAGCGAGGTCGTCACAGAAAACCTCTCGGTGCATTACACCAGCTTTGGGCAAACCGCCGATTCATTTATCGAAATCACCTGCGCTAAATTTCGCAACGATATTCGTAAATTTCACCAGCGCCTAGTCGTTGCCACCTCCGATCGCGCCCAACAAATGACGGTCGTGGGATATGGTGCAGAATGGATATCCGCTTTGCGCCTGGTTAACGAAGTAGAAGCCATGAGCCAAAGCGTGAAACGGCGACAAAAATCCGTCAAAAAATCCTCCGGTCGCTTTTTAGCAAAATCCTTAGACCCCTTAGCCCAACAGCGTTTAGCCCAGATGAGATTGGGCTTAGATCCTTGAAATCTCAAAAAAACCTGTTCGGGGGGTTGCATTTTCCAACCTTTTTCGCTACGATTAGTAATCGCGTTCCTCAGTAGCTCAGTGGTAGAGCGGTCGGCTGTTAACCGATTGGTCGCTGGTTCGAATCCGGCCTGGGGAGTCCCAAAGTTAAACGCTTTGAGAGTTGGCCCACTGCATTCCTCAGTAGCTCAGTGGTAGAGCGGTCGGCTGTTAACCGATTGGTCGCTGGTTCGAGTCCGGCCTGGGGAGTTTTCTGAAGTGCTGAGTGTAAAGTGCTGAGTGCTGAGTGAGTACCGAGTACCGAGCAGGTATAAGGGGTGCTGAGTCGAAAGTGCTGTAGCTTGCTTGACCAAAAATTTGGGTACAAGCCTCCCCCCCTTCGATACGCTCAGGGCATCGCTTCTAGGGGGACTTTTGGATCGGATGTCTTCAGTGAGGATTTTGAATTAACGTATATACATTTATTCAGACAATGAGTAGAATGCTTGTATGTTGAATCTCACCTACGAGTACAAAATCATTCCCACCGACGCCCAACGCCAAACCTTCGACCGATGGCTAG
The window above is part of the Desertifilum tharense IPPAS B-1220 genome. Proteins encoded here:
- a CDS encoding NYN domain-containing protein: MSRASLSTVLLVDGYNVIGAWNALKLIRDRDGLEPARWHLIESLTNYSSYNGFITQIVFDAYYQNTPSKSEVVTENLSVHYTSFGQTADSFIEITCAKFRNDIRKFHQRLVVATSDRAQQMTVVGYGAEWISALRLVNEVEAMSQSVKRRQKSVKKSSGRFLAKSLDPLAQQRLAQMRLGLDP